In Luteimonas viscosa, the genomic window GCCTCGGCCTCGAAACGCACCGGCGGCTCGACCGGGCCCGCCGCCTTGCCGGCCTGCGCATCGATCGAGGCCTGGGCGATGTTGTCGGGCTTGCCACCCACCGCGACCGGCTCGACCACCGGATCGGGCTCCTTCGGCTTCGTCGGCGCGGGCGCGGCAGCCGCTGCGGGGGCGGCTGCCTCCGGCGTGTCGCCCGCGGCCGCGGCCGCCTCGATCACCGCGACCACGGCGCCCTCCGACAGGGTGTCACCGAGCTTGACCTTCAGCTCGCGCACCACGCCGGCGAACTCGGCGGGCACTTCCATCGTCGCCTTGTCCGATTCCAGCGTGACCAGGCCCTGGTCCTTCGCGACCGTGTCGCCGACCGCGACCAGCACCTCGATGACGGGGACATCGTCGTAGCCGCCGATATCGGGGACGCGGGATTCTTTCAGGTCGGCCATACGGCCCTCTCGAGGCGGCAAGGGGATTCCTATTGTGTCCGCATGTCCACCGCGCGCCAACCATGGCGCGCGGCGGCGGTGCGCGCGATCCCCGTGGGAGGGAGGCCGTGGCGCAGGTTTGCCGCCGATGCGGCCTGCTCCCGGGCGCATGGTTGCGTGTGCAACGTCCCAGGGCGGCGGGACGCCTGTCCGTCCGCGTGCGCCGGACGTGTCGCCGGGCGTTCACCATGGAGCGAGGAACACTGCATTCCGGGGACGAGGTGCCGCTCCTGACGGCCATCGTGCAGGGCGGATGGCGAGCGGCCCGCGTGGCGTCCGCATACGCGCTGGTCACCACGATGAACGCGCGCCCCACGCACGCAACCGATTCGCCTCACGCGCGCGCTTCGATTCATCCAGGCGTCGCTACGGTGTGCGCGCCCATCCCAGATGGGCAATGCCCACCTCAAGGGCAAACGGCTACACCCACAACCACATGAGGAGTCCCCCATGCAGTCCTTGCGTTCACTTGGTCTTTCCGCCGCCATCGCTTCGCTCCTGGTCGCCCCCGCCGCCTTCGCGCAGGACACGGGCGACAGCGCTTCCGGCAAGCGTTTCTCCGTGGTCGGCAGCGCCACGATCCTGCAACCCGATTCCGATCCCCTGCCCGGCTCGCGCATCGACGCCGACGGCGACGTCGCGCCGACCCTGAGCGCCACCTACCACGTCAACGACAATATCGGCGTGGAACTCTGGGGTGCGGCCGACAAGTTCAACCACCGCGTGCGCGGCGACGCGGGCAAGATCGGCACGGTCGACTCGCAGCCGATCGCGCTGAGCGGCCAGTACCACTTCGGCGATGCCGACAACACCTTCCGCCCGTTCGTGGGCCTGGGCTACCACCAGACCAACATCAGCGACGAGGACATCGCCACCGCCGACGGCTCGCATGTCGGCCTGACCTCGCCCAAGGGCGCGATCGGCACCGTGGGCGTGGACGTGAACATCACCCCGACCTGGTTCGCGCGCGCCGATGCGCGCTACCTGGACGGCGACGCGGATGCCAAGCTCGCCGGGCAGACGGTCGAGCGCGACGTCAGGTTCAACCCGTGGACGGTGGGGGTCGGCGTCGGCGCTCGGTTCTGACCGGTCGCCGACGGCCCCCTGCGGCCGGACATGCGCCACGCTCCATGCAACGGGCCCTTTCGGGCCCGTTGTTCATTGGTGTGCAGCTTGCGACGTGCGGCCCGGGGCATGCGCGCGACCCAACGGCATGAGGCCGGCGGATGCGCCGACGCTCAGCGTGTCCGGCGCCGCGACAGCATGCCCAGCCGCCGCAGCTGTCGCCGCAGTCCCCAGGCGAACGCCAGGTGGTAGCCCAGCAGCAGGCCGCCCATGGCCCAGAGGCTGGCGGGGTCGGCCAGCCACGGCCAGGGCACCGGTGCGGGCACGCCTTCGAAAGCGCGGTGCCAGGCCTGCCACGCGCCCAGTGCGATCCGCGCCGCGACCAGCAGGACCAGGGCGGCCACCAGCCACGCATTGGCGGTGTAGTGCAACCGGCCGTCGCCGGCTTCCAGACGCGCGAGCCACAGGCCGGCGACGCCGATCGCGACGCCCGCCAGCAGCCCGGCGCCGGCATTCGACGCCGCGCCATCGATCCAGATCGCGCCGATTCCCGCGCCCAGCAGGAACAGCACCGACGAGAGCAGCAACGCGAACGCGTTGAAGCTCACCCAGCCCGGCCGTGCCCGGCGCCTGGAACGACCGGCACGATAGCGCTGCCACAGCCCCAGCGGCCACAGCAGCAGCGCGAGCGCGAGCAGGACCAGGAGCACGAACGGGAGCAGCAGCAGGGGCATGGCGGGATGCCGGTGCGCGGTTACGGCGGCGGCGTCTGCGCCGCGTCGGGCGGGCGCGGACCGGCGACGATGCGTTCGCGGCGGATCAGGTACAGGCCGCTGGCGATGATGATCGCCGCACCCAGCCAGGTCATCGAATCGGGCAACGCCTGCCAGACCAGCAGGTCGAGCAGCACCACCCACACCAGCGCCGCGTACTCCAGCGGCGCGATCTGGCTGGCCTCGCCGAAGCGGAAGGCGTGGGTCAACGCCACCTGCCCGAGGGCGCCGGTGACGCCGATGAGCGCGATCACCGGCCAGTGCGCGCGCTGCAGCGGATGCCAGTCGAACACCGCGACCGCGCCGGCGAACACGCCCAGCAACACCAGGAACCAGAACACCATCGCCTCGGGGCTGTCGCGCATCGCCAGTTTGCGCACCGTGATCGCCGCGATCGCATAGCTCAGTGCCGCCAGCACCACGGCCAGCCCGGCGAGCGTCGCCACGCCCTCGCCGGTCGGGCGCAGCACCACCAGCACGCCCACCAGGCCGACCGCGATCGCCGCCCAGCGCCGGGGCCCGACCTTCTCGCCGAGGAACGGCACCGCCAGCGCGGTGACCATCAACGGCGCGACGAAGACGATGGCGTAGGCGGTCGACAGCGGCATCCGCGCCAGGCCGTAGACGAAGCCCGCCATCATCGCCACGCCAAGCAGTCCGCGCAGCAGGTGCAGCCGCCAGTGCACGCGCAGCAGGGTGCCCGCGCGCCCGCTCATGGCGATCCACAGCAGCACCAGCGGCAGCGCCGAGACGCTGCGCAACACCGCCACCTGGAACGGCGGGTAGTCGTTGGCGATCCACTTCATGCCCGCGTCCATCAACGCGAACAGCAGCCCGGCCGCCAGCATCCACGCCGCCGCCGTGCCGGGGCGATGTGCGGCCGCGGGCGTCATGCGGCGTGCAGGCTGGCGATGTCGATCATGGGGCGATCCCGATGCGGGGGAAGCCATGATGCCGCATCCGCCGGCCGCGCGGTTCAGCCGCTTTCGAGCACCCGGCCGATGCCGGTTTCGTCGATCTGCGCGACCGCCGCGGCCAGCGCCGCCGGGTCGGTGCCGCGGACGAAGCCGATGCGGAAATGCACCTCGCCCGCCGGCGTGCGCGAGGAATGGATCGACTCCAGGCTGACCCCGTGGCTCTCGAACACATGCAACAGCGCGCGCAGCGAACCGGGCCGGTCTTCGGGCAGGTGCACGCTGGTGAACTGGCGCGCGACGAGGTCGGCGAGCAGGTAGCCGACCCGCTCGTAGGCGTGGTTGCCCTCGGCCAGCGCCTGTTCGCCGAACGCCTCGCGGCTTTCCAGGAAACGTTCGCGGAAGCGCGCGCGCGCCGCGTCGTCGCCCTGGCGGACGAGGTCGCGCAGTTCCGAGAGCTGCGCCAGCAGGCTGTCAAGCACCTCCGCCGAATGCCGGTTGCCGAACTGGATCTCCTCGTAGATCTCGGGATTGAGCGAGAGGATGCGCGCGGCGATCGCGGCGTCGAGTTCGAACGAGGCCGAGCGGAACGGCATGATCGCGGACATGTCGCCGACACGACCGGCGTATTCGCCCAGCACGCCGGCCTGGGCGAGGTGGGAGGCGTGCACCATCGCCTGCACCAGCGCCATCATCCGGTCGTGGCGCTCGGCGCCGGCGTGTACGCATTCGCCTTCCAGCGCGTCCAGCAGCGCCTGCAGCCACGGCCGCCAGCGGTCCAGGCGCGCCTCGCACACCACCACCACGCGGCCCTTCATGGTCGGCGCCTTGGGCGGCGCGGTCATCGGGTGCAGGCCCACCACCTCGGCGCGCGAGCGCAGCATCGCCTCGACCGGGCCCTGCTTGATCGAGGTGATGTCGAGCCACAGCCGGCCGGCCTCGCGTCCGCCGGACAGGCGCACGTACTCGTCCACCAGCGCCGCGGTGGAGCGGATCGGGGTCGCGAACAGCAGCACGTCGGCGCGTTCGAGCAGCACGTCGCGCGCGTCGCTGCCGGCATCGCCCGGGTCGTGGCCGATCACCCGCAATCCCATGCGCCGTTCGAAGAAGCCGCGCAGCCAGCGGCCGTAGGTGCCGGCGCTGCCGACGATGCCGATGAGCGGGAAAGGGGTCACGCAGCGTTCCGCAACGCGCCCACGCCGGGCGCGCCTTCACGTTAAGGTCTGCCACGCCCCCGTGCATCCGTTGCGTGCGCAACCATGCGGTACCCTATGCTCCCGCGAGCATTCCGCAGGAGCGGCTTCAGCCGCGAACAGCGTTCGATCGCTGGCGGCAGGCGATCGCGCCGAAGGCGCTCCCGCAGTTGTCGAGCCGGGGCGACGATGCCGCCGCTTCCACCCATTCACGATACCGGACCGCCATGCCCTCCTTCGACATCGTCTCCGAAGTGGATACCCACGAATTGATCAATGCGGTCGACCAGGCCAACCGCGAACTGTCCACCCGTTTCGACTTCAAGGGCGTCGAGGCGAGCTTCGTGCGCGAGGACGCGGTGATCACCCAGTCCGCGCCCAGCGAATTCCAGCTGCAGCAGATGACCGACATCCTGCGCGCGCGCCTGATCGCGCGGAAGATCGACGCGCGTTGCCTGGAGTTCGGCGACATCGACACCAACGTCGCCGGAGCGCGGCAGAAGGTCACGGTGCGCCAGGGCATCGAGCGCGAGCTGGCGAAGAAGATCCAGGGCACGCTCAAGGACGCCAAGCTCAAGGTCGACAGCCAGATCAACGGCGACAAGCTGCGCGTCAACGGCAAGAAGCGCGACGACCTGCAGGCCGCCATGGCCCTGCTGCGCGGCGAGGACTTCGGCCTGCCGCTGCAGTTCGACAATTTCCGCGACTAGCGCGCCGATGGACGCCGCCGCGGTCGAGCACGACATCCGCCGCTGGCTGGAGCGTGCGGTGATCGGCCTGAACCTGTGCCCGTTCGCCAAGGCGGTGTACGCCAGGCAACAGGTGCGGATCGTGGTCAGCGACGCCAGCACGCCGCGCGCCCTGCTCGAACAGCTGGGCGAGGAGATGGCGTTGCTGCGCGACACGCCGGCGGAGCGCGTGGACACCACCCTGCTGGTGCATCCGCAGGTGCTCGACGATTTCCTCGACTTCAACGACTTCCTCGACGATGCCGACGCGCTGGTCGAGGCGATGGCGCTCGATGGCGTGCTGCAGGTGGCGAGCTTCCATCCGGACTACCGCTTCGCCGGCTGCGCGCCGGACGATGCCGACAACCTGACCAACCGCGCGCCGTGGCCGATCCTGCACCTGCTGCGCGAGGACAGCGTGGACCGGGCGGTGGCGGCCTACCCGGAACCCGACGCGATCATCGAGCGCAACATCGCCACCGTGCGTACCCTCGGTTTCGACGGCTGGCGCGAACTGCTGGAGGAATGACGCGAAAGTCGCGTGGATGGCCCCGGGCCTGCGTGCGGGCGCAGGCTGCACGCGGGACCGGATCGACACATCGCGACATCGAACGCGATGCAGCGTCCGCCGCGGTCGTACGCAGGTGGATCCGGGCGAGCGGCCCTAGCCCACGAACCGCGCGTCGAGCAGGCGCAGCGCGTCATCCAGCGAGTCCACGATGCGGTGGCCGAGCGCGCGGGCCGCGGCATCCGGCGCCAGCATGTCCGGCACCTGCACCGGGGTCATGCCGGCCGCCAGCGCGGCGCGCACGCCGGTGGGCGAATCCTCGAGCACCAGGCAGCGCGCGGGCGCGACGCCCAGCCGCGACGCCGCCAGCAGGTAAACGTCCGGCGCCGGTTTCGGCGACGCCACGTCGCTGCTGGTACAGACCGCGTCGAACCGGTGCAGCAACCCGGCCGCGCGCAGCTTGCGCAAGGCCAGCGGGCGCCGGGTCGAGGTGGCGACCGCGCGCGGGATGGCGCGTTGTTGCAGCCAGTCGAGCAGTGCCACGATCCCGGGCCGGTGTGGCACGCCGGCGTCGACGCGCGCCTCGTAAAGGGCCTGCGAACGCTGCAGCAGGGCCTGCGCATCGTCGGCACCGAGGCGCTCGACCAGCATCTCGCGGCAGACGGCATCGCCCAGGCCGACCATCGACAGCCACAGCGCCTGTTCCAGCGGATGCCCGGTTTCGGCGGCGGCCCGCGCCAGGCAGTCGATGATCGCGCGTTCGCTGTCGAGCATCAGCCCGTCCATGTCGAACACCACCGCCTCGGGCATGAAGGGCAACGGCTCGATCCGGCTCATGCGCCGCGCCCCGCGAACAGCCGCTCGATGTCGCTGGCGTCGAGCGCCCGCCACTGCCCTTCCGGCAGGCCGTCCAGCGCCAGCCCGCCGATGCGCTCGCGATGCAGCGCCTGGACATGGTTGCCGACCGCGGCGAACATGCGCCGCACCTGGTGGTAGCGGCCCTCGGTGATCGTCAGCCGCGCACGGGTGTCGTCGATCGCTTCCAGCAACGCCGGCTTCAGCGGCGTCTTCTCCGATTCGAGCATCAGGCTGCCGCCGGCGAAGACCGCCGCCTCGTGCCCGCGCAGCGGTTGCGCCAGCGTCGCGAGGTAGGTCTTGGGCAGGTTCGCGCGGGGCGAGATGATCCGGTGCAGCAGCTGGCCGTCGTCGGTCAGCAGCAGCAGGCCGCTGGTGTCGCGGTCGAGCCGGCCCACGGTCGACAGCGCCGGATCGCGCAGGCGGAAGCGCGGCGGCAGCAGGTCGTACACCAGACGTCCGGCGTCCTTCGTCGAGCAGGTGTGGCCCACCGGTTTGTGCAGCATCAGCACCAGCCCGGGCGCGGGATCCAGCGGCTCGCCGTCGATGCGGACGCTTTCGTGGGCGATCCGGTCGTCCGCATACAGCACCGCGCCGTCGGCGTCGGTGATGCGGCCTTCGCCGAACATCCCCTGCACCTGCCGGCGGCTGCCGTAGCCGAGGTTGGCGATGTGGCGCAGCAGTTTCACGCGATCCGCCGTCCGCGCATCGCATCGCCGATCCGGCGCTGCGTCCCCGCCAGGGCGATCGATCCGGCGCAGGCAGGCGGTGGCCACGCACGCGGCCTGGACCCGCCATCCGCAGGCAGGGACGATGCGCCCGCGGGGGAACGCCTGCAATCGCTCACCGCCCGCGCACCGCCTCGATCACCTTGAACCCGCCGCGCTGGGCGACGATGCGCACGGCGGCGAAACGCGAACCGAACGCCTCCTCGTAGGGCAGGTGCCGGTTGGCGACCAGCCACAGCACCCCGCGCGGCTGCAGCGCCTCGGCCGCCGCGGCGATGAACGCACGGCCGATCTCCGGACGCGATTCGCCGCGCAGCGCATGGAACGGCGGATTGGTGACGATGAAATCGTAGCGGCGGTCGAGGCCGGCGGTGACGTCGAGCCAGCGGAAATCGAGCGCGACGCGCGACGCGTGCGCGGCGAGGTTGCCGCGCGCGCAGTCGAGCGCGCGCATCTCGGCCTCGACCACATCCAGCGCGGTGACGCCCGGACAGTGCGCCAGCACTTCAGAAGCCAGATAGCCCCAGCCGGCGCCGAGGTCGGCGCCGTGGCCGGAGAGCGTGACCGGCAACTGTTCGGCCAGCAGCGCGGAGGCCGCGTCGACGCGATCCCAGGCGAAGACGCCGGGGCGGCTGGTGAAACGCCCGCCCAGGATCGGTCGCGGCGCATCCAGTTTCCGCCACGAGGCCGCCAGCGCGGTATCGGCGCGGTCCACCGACGCCCAGAACACCCGGCACTTGTGCTTGCTCAGCACCGAGGACGGGCCGAACAGCGCCTCGAAGTCGGCCTGTCCGGAACGCGCGCCGGCATCGTTCGGCATCGCCGCCACGACGATCCCGCCGGGCGCGCATCGCGAAAGCGCCCGGGCCAGCAACGCCCGCGCCTCCTCGCGCTGCCGCGGCGGCAGCACCAGCACCCGCGCGTACGCGCCGTCGCCGTCGACGCGGGCGTCGAAGCCGGCGCGCTGCAGCGCCTCGTGTTCCGGCCGGAACGACTGTTCGCACACCAGCGAGCGCGGCGCGTGCGCATGCAGCGCCGCGCCTTCCCGGGCGCGCAGGAACAGCGCGCCGGCCGCGGGCCAGTCGAGCTGGCCGCCGGCGAACGGCAGCATCAGCGCATCGAGGGCGGGGTCTTGCATCGTCGCGTCGCATCCGGATCCAGGCGCCGGATTCTACCGGGGTCGTCCCTGCGCAGGGGACGCGCCCAACGTGCCGCGTACGCGGCGTTGACCGCGCGGGAACATTCGCACGGGCAGGCTGTCCATCAAGGGAGCGAGGGCCACTTCCGGAAAACCCAAGGAGCAAACCCCCATGCGTGCATTGTTCGTCGGCGGCGTGATCGACAACAACGAACTCGACCTGGACGGCAACGAGCCGCCCAGGCATTACCCGCCGCAGACCGGGAGTGGACAGTCCCGCTACCGCCTGCACGCCGTCGGCCACGGCAACGGCGGCATCGCCTGCGCGGTCTACGGCGCGCCGGACATGGAGCCGGGGGAGATCCTGCGCGTCAGCGACGAGCGCGGCTACGCGCGCCGCTTCGAGAC contains:
- a CDS encoding OmpW/AlkL family protein; its protein translation is MQSLRSLGLSAAIASLLVAPAAFAQDTGDSASGKRFSVVGSATILQPDSDPLPGSRIDADGDVAPTLSATYHVNDNIGVELWGAADKFNHRVRGDAGKIGTVDSQPIALSGQYHFGDADNTFRPFVGLGYHQTNISDEDIATADGSHVGLTSPKGAIGTVGVDVNITPTWFARADARYLDGDADAKLAGQTVERDVRFNPWTVGVGVGARF
- a CDS encoding DUF1453 domain-containing protein; protein product: MPLLLLPFVLLVLLALALLLWPLGLWQRYRAGRSRRRARPGWVSFNAFALLLSSVLFLLGAGIGAIWIDGAASNAGAGLLAGVAIGVAGLWLARLEAGDGRLHYTANAWLVAALVLLVAARIALGAWQAWHRAFEGVPAPVPWPWLADPASLWAMGGLLLGYHLAFAWGLRRQLRRLGMLSRRRTR
- a CDS encoding DMT family transporter encodes the protein MTPAAAHRPGTAAAWMLAAGLLFALMDAGMKWIANDYPPFQVAVLRSVSALPLVLLWIAMSGRAGTLLRVHWRLHLLRGLLGVAMMAGFVYGLARMPLSTAYAIVFVAPLMVTALAVPFLGEKVGPRRWAAIAVGLVGVLVVLRPTGEGVATLAGLAVVLAALSYAIAAITVRKLAMRDSPEAMVFWFLVLLGVFAGAVAVFDWHPLQRAHWPVIALIGVTGALGQVALTHAFRFGEASQIAPLEYAALVWVVLLDLLVWQALPDSMTWLGAAIIIASGLYLIRRERIVAGPRPPDAAQTPPP
- a CDS encoding prephenate dehydrogenase, with product MTPFPLIGIVGSAGTYGRWLRGFFERRMGLRVIGHDPGDAGSDARDVLLERADVLLFATPIRSTAALVDEYVRLSGGREAGRLWLDITSIKQGPVEAMLRSRAEVVGLHPMTAPPKAPTMKGRVVVVCEARLDRWRPWLQALLDALEGECVHAGAERHDRMMALVQAMVHASHLAQAGVLGEYAGRVGDMSAIMPFRSASFELDAAIAARILSLNPEIYEEIQFGNRHSAEVLDSLLAQLSELRDLVRQGDDAARARFRERFLESREAFGEQALAEGNHAYERVGYLLADLVARQFTSVHLPEDRPGSLRALLHVFESHGVSLESIHSSRTPAGEVHFRIGFVRGTDPAALAAAVAQIDETGIGRVLESG
- a CDS encoding YajQ family cyclic di-GMP-binding protein — its product is MPSFDIVSEVDTHELINAVDQANRELSTRFDFKGVEASFVREDAVITQSAPSEFQLQQMTDILRARLIARKIDARCLEFGDIDTNVAGARQKVTVRQGIERELAKKIQGTLKDAKLKVDSQINGDKLRVNGKKRDDLQAAMALLRGEDFGLPLQFDNFRD
- a CDS encoding DUF1415 domain-containing protein, with the translated sequence MDAAAVEHDIRRWLERAVIGLNLCPFAKAVYARQQVRIVVSDASTPRALLEQLGEEMALLRDTPAERVDTTLLVHPQVLDDFLDFNDFLDDADALVEAMALDGVLQVASFHPDYRFAGCAPDDADNLTNRAPWPILHLLREDSVDRAVAAYPEPDAIIERNIATVRTLGFDGWRELLEE
- a CDS encoding HAD family hydrolase: MSRIEPLPFMPEAVVFDMDGLMLDSERAIIDCLARAAAETGHPLEQALWLSMVGLGDAVCREMLVERLGADDAQALLQRSQALYEARVDAGVPHRPGIVALLDWLQQRAIPRAVATSTRRPLALRKLRAAGLLHRFDAVCTSSDVASPKPAPDVYLLAASRLGVAPARCLVLEDSPTGVRAALAAGMTPVQVPDMLAPDAAARALGHRIVDSLDDALRLLDARFVG
- a CDS encoding pseudouridine synthase, giving the protein MKLLRHIANLGYGSRRQVQGMFGEGRITDADGAVLYADDRIAHESVRIDGEPLDPAPGLVLMLHKPVGHTCSTKDAGRLVYDLLPPRFRLRDPALSTVGRLDRDTSGLLLLTDDGQLLHRIISPRANLPKTYLATLAQPLRGHEAAVFAGGSLMLESEKTPLKPALLEAIDDTRARLTITEGRYHQVRRMFAAVGNHVQALHRERIGGLALDGLPEGQWRALDASDIERLFAGRGA
- a CDS encoding methyltransferase, which encodes MQDPALDALMLPFAGGQLDWPAAGALFLRAREGAALHAHAPRSLVCEQSFRPEHEALQRAGFDARVDGDGAYARVLVLPPRQREEARALLARALSRCAPGGIVVAAMPNDAGARSGQADFEALFGPSSVLSKHKCRVFWASVDRADTALAASWRKLDAPRPILGGRFTSRPGVFAWDRVDAASALLAEQLPVTLSGHGADLGAGWGYLASEVLAHCPGVTALDVVEAEMRALDCARGNLAAHASRVALDFRWLDVTAGLDRRYDFIVTNPPFHALRGESRPEIGRAFIAAAAEALQPRGVLWLVANRHLPYEEAFGSRFAAVRIVAQRGGFKVIEAVRGR